A single window of Thalassomonas viridans DNA harbors:
- a CDS encoding alpha/beta fold hydrolase → MVQEIKDLTKVCYDLGQQELHGLTCGKAQDEIVLCLHGWLDNAASFLPLMPYLPGKKVIAIDWPGHGLSSHRSADAYYHFIDWVYDLLQLFEVNRWGAVDIVAHSMGGMIASAFAATFPEKVKSLTLIDSIGFINANAEQTTKQLRQGMLSRLQGKKKQKNLHTSEESAINARVSVSDLRYQDAELIVKRGLKKSGDGYIWRADSRLRMISPYRLTLGQAEQLIRDIDVPVQLIYGEQGVDMVASGIKHFGPLFKNFTAYALPGGHHVHMEQPQQTAEKILAFIGHR, encoded by the coding sequence ATGGTACAAGAAATCAAAGACCTGACTAAGGTCTGTTACGATCTCGGTCAGCAGGAATTACATGGTCTGACCTGTGGCAAGGCTCAGGATGAGATTGTGTTATGTTTACACGGCTGGCTTGATAATGCCGCCAGTTTTTTGCCGCTGATGCCTTATTTACCCGGCAAAAAGGTTATTGCGATTGACTGGCCGGGGCATGGCTTATCTTCACACCGCAGCGCCGATGCCTACTACCATTTTATTGACTGGGTTTATGATCTGTTGCAGCTGTTTGAAGTGAACCGCTGGGGCGCGGTGGATATTGTTGCCCATTCCATGGGAGGCATGATCGCCTCAGCTTTTGCCGCAACCTTTCCGGAAAAGGTGAAATCCCTGACCCTGATCGATTCCATCGGTTTTATTAATGCCAATGCCGAGCAGACCACCAAACAGCTGCGCCAGGGCATGCTTAGCCGCTTACAGGGGAAGAAAAAGCAGAAAAACCTGCATACCAGCGAAGAGTCTGCTATTAATGCCCGGGTGTCGGTGTCGGACCTGCGCTATCAGGACGCTGAGCTGATTGTAAAACGGGGACTGAAGAAAAGCGGGGACGGTTATATCTGGCGGGCCGACAGCCGTTTGCGTATGATTTCTCCCTACCGGTTAACTTTGGGCCAGGCGGAGCAGTTGATCCGGGATATTGATGTGCCGGTGCAGCTTATTTACGGCGAGCAGGGCGTAGATATGGTGGCCTCCGGCATCAAGCATTTCGGCCCCCTGTTTAAAAATTTTACCGCGTATGCATTGCCCGGCGGGCATCATGTGCATATGGAGCAGCCGCAGCAGACGGCAGAAAAAATATTGGCTTTTATCGGGCACAGGTAA
- a CDS encoding Slp family lipoprotein: protein MKKLLVCFSALVLTACSTIPEKLQLAADTPLTNYQDALAVSYSDTVAQARWGGVIAKVDNLKDSTRIEVVHFELSASARPKQKDETLGRFRVYYPGLLDPMIYKKGKSITVVGNIAAPESGTIGEHPYQYPVVKADAVHLWKDIQQADVMLVQNPFWHTPSYWHHYTPYPYGHAPVVIRRSATNGKKAATTGNQAQKKSR, encoded by the coding sequence ATGAAAAAATTATTGGTATGTTTTAGCGCGCTGGTGCTGACGGCGTGTTCAACAATCCCGGAAAAACTGCAACTGGCCGCCGATACGCCGCTGACCAACTATCAGGATGCACTGGCGGTAAGCTATAGCGACACCGTTGCCCAGGCACGCTGGGGCGGAGTGATTGCCAAGGTGGATAACCTTAAGGACAGTACCCGGATTGAGGTGGTGCATTTCGAGCTGAGTGCTTCGGCGCGACCGAAACAAAAAGACGAAACTTTAGGGCGTTTCCGGGTTTACTATCCGGGCTTGCTCGATCCCATGATTTATAAAAAAGGCAAGAGCATCACAGTAGTGGGCAATATTGCTGCGCCCGAATCCGGTACTATCGGTGAGCATCCGTACCAGTATCCTGTCGTTAAAGCCGATGCCGTGCATTTATGGAAAGATATTCAGCAGGCGGATGTGATGCTGGTGCAAAACCCCTTCTGGCACACGCCGTCTTACTGGCATCATTATACTCCTTATCCTTACGGCCATGCACCTGTGGTGATCCGCCGTTCGGCCACTAACGGTAAAAAAGCTGCCACTACTGGTAATCAGGCACAAAAAAAGTCAAGATAA
- a CDS encoding M50 family metallopeptidase — protein sequence MPDPSFSPSIQEKPKSSFFRQYQFWLFLAAAAVIRELPLVSIPFKWLESYFHEISHGIAALVSGGQIVQIQLFPNGAGLCTTRGGSALLISFFGYAGAILWGGLIYSLAGKHQRIAQVFSAFLVLLLVGSMVLWVRDLLTFFILTVLLAMLAVTVKMPKLKYLQALMQLIGVIVLLNSLFSPFYLIDGRDIGDGAALADLTLIPEIIWVGIWSASALGMALLLARKSP from the coding sequence TTGCCTGATCCGTCTTTTTCGCCCTCCATACAAGAAAAACCTAAATCTTCTTTTTTCCGGCAATATCAATTTTGGCTGTTTTTAGCGGCTGCTGCTGTTATCCGGGAACTTCCCCTGGTATCTATTCCTTTTAAATGGCTGGAAAGTTATTTTCATGAAATCAGCCATGGCATTGCTGCCCTGGTTTCCGGCGGTCAGATAGTACAAATCCAGTTGTTTCCCAATGGCGCAGGTTTATGCACCACCCGGGGGGGCAGCGCTTTGCTGATCAGTTTTTTCGGTTATGCCGGGGCCATCCTCTGGGGAGGGCTGATTTATTCCCTGGCGGGTAAACACCAGCGTATTGCTCAGGTATTCTCGGCTTTTCTGGTGCTGTTGCTGGTGGGGTCCATGGTGCTTTGGGTGCGGGATCTGCTGACCTTTTTCATTTTAACCGTGCTGCTGGCCATGCTGGCGGTAACGGTAAAGATGCCGAAATTAAAATATTTGCAGGCGCTGATGCAGCTTATCGGCGTTATCGTGTTATTAAACAGTTTATTTAGCCCGTTTTATTTAATTGACGGCCGCGATATCGGCGACGGTGCGGCTTTGGCTGACTTGACCCTGATTCCGGAAATAATCTGGGTGGGTATATGGTCGGCTTCTGCTTTGGGCATGGCATTGCTGCTGGCAAGAAAGTCACCATAA
- the tsaB gene encoding tRNA (adenosine(37)-N6)-threonylcarbamoyltransferase complex dimerization subunit type 1 TsaB, protein MNFLAIDASTEACSVALQYNDKLVTRYEICPQSHSLQLLPMVDQVLAEAGCKLKDLDGLIFGQGPGSFTGVRIGIGVAQGLAYSAELPLVGVSTLQAMAQLAYNKHQQEQVIAAIDARMSEVYLGYYEVDSDGIMQPKLKDAVLPPEQVAEHLTGLTQGAYGVGTGWDAYEEKLGNLKANAGSPEVMFPAAEAMLAIGAAAFARGEQVSAEQAQPVYVRDTVSWKKLPGRE, encoded by the coding sequence GTGAATTTTTTGGCAATTGATGCTTCCACCGAAGCCTGCTCGGTCGCGCTGCAATATAACGACAAGCTAGTGACCCGCTATGAAATTTGTCCCCAGTCCCACAGTTTGCAGCTATTGCCTATGGTAGATCAGGTACTGGCTGAAGCTGGTTGTAAACTTAAAGATTTAGACGGGCTGATTTTCGGCCAGGGGCCGGGCAGCTTTACCGGGGTACGCATAGGGATCGGTGTCGCCCAGGGCCTGGCATATTCCGCCGAGCTGCCTTTGGTTGGCGTATCGACCCTGCAAGCGATGGCGCAACTTGCCTATAACAAGCATCAGCAAGAACAGGTGATAGCCGCCATAGATGCGAGAATGTCTGAAGTTTACCTGGGTTATTATGAAGTCGATAGCGACGGCATAATGCAGCCAAAACTTAAGGATGCAGTATTGCCGCCGGAGCAGGTAGCCGAGCACTTAACCGGTTTGACTCAAGGGGCATACGGTGTCGGTACCGGCTGGGATGCTTATGAAGAAAAGCTGGGGAATTTAAAAGCCAATGCCGGCTCGCCTGAAGTCATGTTTCCGGCAGCAGAAGCTATGCTGGCGATAGGCGCTGCGGCTTTTGCCCGCGGTGAGCAGGTCAGTGCCGAGCAGGCGCAACCGGTTTATGTTCGGGATACGGTATCCTGGAAAAAGCTGCCGGGCAGGGAATAA